The Syntrophorhabdaceae bacterium genome contains the following window.
TGTAAGGGAATTTACCAGGAACATCGTCTCCGTGGGAATACGCAGCATGGATGCCTCGGAACGCCCGGGCATCGACAGTAAAAGGATGTTTTTTGCGCACACAATACACAATTCCGACAAATGGATAAATGACGTAGTTTCTTTGCTCACTGATAACGTTTATATCACCATTGATCTTGATGTCTTTGATCCGGGTATCATGCCGTCAACGGGGACACCGGAGCCGGGGGGCTTAGGCTGGTATCAGGTTATAAAGCTCCTCTCTTCTGTTGCGGGATCAAAACGGATCGTCGGGTTTGATGTTGTTGAGCTTTGCCCGTCATCTTCCAGGGCTCCCGATTTCCTGGCCGCGAAATTGATCTACACGCTCTTAAGCTATATCTACGTGAGCACTGGAAGGCATGAGAGAGATTCAATATAAAACGGAGTAAGCGGAATTTGATAATCAGGAGACTATTTTTATGAACAATGCGAGGAACAGCGGAAGGATAATGATCATCGGGGCCGGGGGAGTCGCTACAGTTGCGGCGCACAAATGCGCGCAGGTGCCCGAGGTGTTCAAGGGGATAATGGTTGCGAGCAGGACGTACTCAAAGTGTGAAGCAATACAGAAGGATATCAGGCAGAGATACGGCAGGGACATAGAGACGGCACATGTGGATGCCGACAATGTAGCGGAACTGACAGCCCTGATCAATTTATTCCGGCCCGACCTCGTCCTTAATCTCGCGCTCCCCTATCAGGATCTGCATATAATGGATGCGTGCCTCGCGACAGCGGTCAATTACATGGACACGGCAAATTACGAACCGCCGGATGAGGCGCACTTTGAATACAGCTGGCAATGGGCATACCAGGAGAGGTTTAAAGAAAAGGGGATCATGGCGGTCCTCGGTTCGGGATTTGACCCCGGCGTGACGAATGTCTATACCGCCTATGCGCAGAAACACCTGTTCGACGAGATCAATTACTTAGACATACTGGATTGCAATGCCGGAAGCCACGGTCATGCCTTCGCGACGAACTTCAACCCTGAGATCAATATCCGGGAAGTGACACAGACGGTGAGACACTGGGAAAACGGCAAGTGGGTCGAGACGCCTGCGATCATCGAGGAGGGCAGCGTACATTTCGGCTTTGATTACCCGGTGGCGGGAATAAAAGAGAGCTATCTTCTTTACCACGAAGAACTGGAATCACTGGCCCTGAATATACGGGGACTGAAAAGGGCCAGGTTCTGGATGACGTTCTCAGATAATTATCTCAACCACCTGAGGGTGCTCAGGAACGTGGGCATGACGCGGATAGACGAGGTTGACTACGAAGGGCGCGCAATAGTCCCGGTAAAGTTTCTCAAGGCCCTGCTGCCCGAACCTGCCTCTCTCGGAACAGGATATACGGGGAAGACGGTCATCGGCAACATCATGACCGGCAAAAAGGACGGGGAGACAATAACAAAATATATCTACAATGTCTGCGACCATGAAGAGGCCTTCAGGGAGACCGGAACGCAGGCAATAGCCTATACGACCGGTGTCCCCGCGATGATCGGGGCGATGTTGGTGCTCACCGGTGTCTGGCAAGGGACAGGGGTCTACAACATGGAACAGATGGATCCGGACAAATTCATGGAGGCGCTCAACAGATACGGGCTGCCGTGGAAGGTGGTCGAGCATGAACCGCTACCGGACAAAATGTGAGATGAACATGGTTAATAGCCCATGGCTCAGAGCAAGAACTTGACAGACAGCAAGTAGCAGACAGGATAGTCAATGAATAACCAATCACCAATAACCAAGCTCCAAATAATACCCAATAACCAATTTTTCAATAACCAAACCGGACTTTCCTTAGTGATCCTGACCCGGAGATGTTTTTGGGTGCAAAATGTTATGATAGTGATTTGCCAGGTTGGAAAACGTTGAGTATTGAAAAAAAGATCGAAGAGATGATCGGGGCGGTTGCGGCGAAGGATATCGTCGCTGCGGGCAGGTACCACGCGTTATCCGCAGAGGCGAGAAGGAAGGTACTGGGGGCGCTGGACAAAAACGGGCTCAAGGCATTGACTCAGTTGATTAAAGAGTCAAAGAGGAAAAGTTTCAAGGCGGCGGATAAACGATTTCTTGCTATTGCGAAAGGCGATATATCAACGCCCGTTTACCTCTTGGATGAAACCCTTATCGAGGAGAACATGCTGGTCATGCAGTATGTAAAAGACCGTACAGGCTGCAATATACTGCACGCATTGAAGGCGTATGCATCGTTCGCTACCTTTCCGATGATGAGCAGGTATCTCGATGGAACATGCGCGAGCGGACTTCATGAGGCGAGGCTCGGTTACGAGGAGTTCGGGAAAGAGGTGCATACATTCTCGGCGGCATACAGAGAAAAAGAGATCAGGCAGATACTGGAGTACTCCGATGTTGTCATATTCAATTCTTTTTACCAGCTTCAGCAATATGGACCGCTGGCAAGGAAAGAAGGCCTGGAGATCGGTGTAAGGGTCAATCCAGGTTATTCTGAGGTCACCACAGAGATGTATAACCCTTGTGCGCCCAATTCGAGGCTGGGTGTGGTCTATAATGCATTTGAAAGGGAATTCCCGGGGTACAGAGAGATGGTCGACGGGCTTCATTTTCATGCCATGTGCGAGCAGAACTCAGACGTCCTTGAAAGGGTCCTTAGATCCTTTGAAAAACTCTATGGACAATGCATCAAAGGATTGAAATGGGTAAATTTCGGGGGCGGCCACCACATAACGCGTGACGATTACGATCTGGAGCGTCTCATCAAACTCATCAATGTGTTCAAAAAAAGATATGGGGTGCAGGTATATCTCGAACCTGGTGAAGCGAGCGTCCTGAATGCGGGAGTCCTGGTCTCTTCTGCGCTGGACATTGTAAAAAACAGGAAAGGGATCGCGATCATGGACGTGTCAGCAGAGACGCATATGCCGGACGTGCTGCTTATGCCTTACAGGCCCAACATAATGAATTCAGCGGAGC
Protein-coding sequences here:
- a CDS encoding saccharopine dehydrogenase family protein yields the protein MNNARNSGRIMIIGAGGVATVAAHKCAQVPEVFKGIMVASRTYSKCEAIQKDIRQRYGRDIETAHVDADNVAELTALINLFRPDLVLNLALPYQDLHIMDACLATAVNYMDTANYEPPDEAHFEYSWQWAYQERFKEKGIMAVLGSGFDPGVTNVYTAYAQKHLFDEINYLDILDCNAGSHGHAFATNFNPEINIREVTQTVRHWENGKWVETPAIIEEGSVHFGFDYPVAGIKESYLLYHEELESLALNIRGLKRARFWMTFSDNYLNHLRVLRNVGMTRIDEVDYEGRAIVPVKFLKALLPEPASLGTGYTGKTVIGNIMTGKKDGETITKYIYNVCDHEEAFRETGTQAIAYTTGVPAMIGAMLVLTGVWQGTGVYNMEQMDPDKFMEALNRYGLPWKVVEHEPLPDKM
- the nspC gene encoding carboxynorspermidine decarboxylase gives rise to the protein MSIEKKIEEMIGAVAAKDIVAAGRYHALSAEARRKVLGALDKNGLKALTQLIKESKRKSFKAADKRFLAIAKGDISTPVYLLDETLIEENMLVMQYVKDRTGCNILHALKAYASFATFPMMSRYLDGTCASGLHEARLGYEEFGKEVHTFSAAYREKEIRQILEYSDVVIFNSFYQLQQYGPLARKEGLEIGVRVNPGYSEVTTEMYNPCAPNSRLGVVYNAFEREFPGYREMVDGLHFHAMCEQNSDVLERVLRSFEKLYGQCIKGLKWVNFGGGHHITRDDYDLERLIKLINVFKKRYGVQVYLEPGEASVLNAGVLVSSALDIVKNRKGIAIMDVSAETHMPDVLLMPYRPNIMNSAEPYVKPFTYRLAGPSCLAGDVIGDYSFNEPLKRGDRLVFTDMALYSIVKNTTFNGIDLPDIAVIRRGGRVEVVKRFGYKDYRNRQS
- a CDS encoding arginase family protein, coding for VREFTRNIVSVGIRSMDASERPGIDSKRMFFAHTIHNSDKWINDVVSLLTDNVYITIDLDVFDPGIMPSTGTPEPGGLGWYQVIKLLSSVAGSKRIVGFDVVELCPSSSRAPDFLAAKLIYTLLSYIYVSTGRHERDSI